Proteins from a genomic interval of Qipengyuania sp. JC766:
- the sdhC gene encoding succinate dehydrogenase, cytochrome b556 subunit, whose translation MANRPLSPHLSHWKWGPHMFVSILHRITGDGMAIVGLAMLLWWLGAMASGPEAYATFQSLVWADFSTMEWAGGDVLPNLVSIFFTVVLVGLSWAFFSHMSSGIRHFVLDSGAGYELDQNKRWSRAVPLIGIALTAAFWALVIFL comes from the coding sequence CACTGGAAATGGGGCCCCCACATGTTCGTTTCGATCCTGCACCGCATTACCGGTGACGGAATGGCGATCGTGGGGCTCGCCATGCTGTTGTGGTGGCTGGGCGCGATGGCGAGCGGACCGGAAGCCTATGCGACGTTCCAGTCGCTGGTCTGGGCCGACTTCTCGACCATGGAATGGGCCGGCGGCGACGTGCTGCCGAACCTCGTCTCAATCTTCTTCACGGTCGTCCTGGTCGGCCTCAGCTGGGCGTTCTTCAGCCACATGTCCTCGGGCATCCGGCATTTCGTGCTCGATTCCGGCGCCGGCTACGAGCTCGACCAGAACAAGCGCTGGTCGCGGGCGGTCCCGCTGATCGGCATTGCTCTCACCGCCGCCTTCTGGGCGCTGGTCATCTTTCTCTAA
- the sdhD gene encoding succinate dehydrogenase, hydrophobic membrane anchor protein has translation MGNGTSIGRVRGLGSSHEGAHHWLMQRFTAIGNLVLMTWLIASFILLPNLSYETVTGYLSQPLPAVAMALLIISVFWHARLGLQVLVEDYVHEGGSKFGLIALMNLLTFGGVAFGIFCIARIAFTGGAA, from the coding sequence ATGGGTAACGGAACCTCCATCGGCCGCGTCAGGGGCCTCGGATCCTCGCACGAAGGCGCGCATCACTGGCTGATGCAGCGCTTCACGGCCATCGGCAATCTGGTGCTGATGACGTGGCTGATCGCCAGTTTCATCCTGCTGCCGAACCTCTCCTACGAGACGGTCACGGGCTATCTTTCGCAGCCGCTGCCGGCGGTCGCGATGGCGCTGCTGATCATCAGCGTGTTCTGGCACGCCCGGCTCGGCCTGCAGGTGCTGGTCGAGGACTACGTCCACGAAGGCGGCAGCAAGTTCGGCCTGATCGCCCTCATGAACCTTCTCACATTCGGCGGCGTTGCTTTCGGCATCTTCTGCATCGCACGCATTGCATTCACCGGAGGGGCCGCCTGA